Sequence from the Helianthus annuus cultivar XRQ/B chromosome 13, HanXRQr2.0-SUNRISE, whole genome shotgun sequence genome:
TTACACTTTGGACCATGCATGCACTGCCAGGTCAGCAAATAGTTCGTTAATAAATAAACTAGTCACATGATTTATATAATTAAGTTGGGATTATGCATTTATACTACATAAACCGTATGTTATACCTGCTTGGATGAAACTTCATATTCGTCCTCCCATTCACGTTGCACCTTTTCTAATGACTTCGGCTTTCTGTACTTGTCCTTCAGCTCGGTTATGGGCATTTCCCTGCAAGTCGAGACAAAAAAATGGACACCGAAccattacaaaatatatatataatataggaACTAAATTGAGTTGTGAGAACCACAAGAACTACTTCCAaaaatttttttcaattttttaccaaaaaattaaaaaaaaaaatacctttccagaaaaaaaaaatcagaggGCACTTTTTACGAGGGGGCAGAATCACTAAAACATTTTCTCTACAGTGATTTAAGCACCGTAATTGAAACTTACATGTCGAAAAAAAAACCGGCTCGTAAATTTTTTTcggatttttttttcaaatgtgtCTTTGTTAGGTGTTAATCTACCTTTGTGCAAAATTTGGTTGAAAAACTCACACAGGAAGTGGGAAtcctcacggttctcacaactcaaggGAGGTTCTCAATTAAACCTGATCCTATATAAATATAGACACACATATATAATGAAGGGAAGGAGGTTTTGAATTTTTCTACCGGGTCGTTTCTCCAGTAGCAGGACGAAATATCTTGAATGTTCCAGGAGAGCTGAAAGACAGAGGAACTCGTCTCAGTGAAGAACAATATATtacttttaattttttattattgcgCATATTTGTATCTAGTGCGTTTTGCGCTTTTGACTACGAAGATGAAGATGGTGGTCAGAACGTTGATACCTTTCAATTGCCAAAAGAAAGTGTCTTCTCCCAAGCCATTCTCTCTTAGACTCATAAAACCCGCTAGCAGACGAACCCGACACGTCTTTTTGTTTCTCATTAAGCAAAGCAGATGCGGCCTAAAAAACATGAAAATGTCACAGGCTTAATAAAATACAAAGTATTTTTTTAACCAACACTGAAGCCCAGTGAATAAAAACCGTACCTCCCAGGTAATACCACGATCCATAACAAAAGTGTATAGTACGGTGGACGACCCAGACATATGATCAGTATGAACAATCTGCCAAAAAGATGGAAGTTCACAGTTAACACTGTATATATGTTACACTGTACAAATTATAACTATATAAGAAGTATAACCTTTGGAGTTCCTTGTAGCTCGATAGTGTTAGCTTTGAAATCAACAATGCCGGTATCTAAATGTCCTTCGAGACGTGCCTTGTTAAGAAGATGATCAAAGGTGCTAACAAACAATTCAAAAAGCCTGCAAATAATAATTTGATATTAAGCATCATACTGGAAATTGGGGAAACAGAAATTCTATACCATTTTGTCAACATAAACCAACTTTAGCCCCTAAACTTTGGCATCAACCAACTTTGGCCACTCAACTTTGGTAATGACATATtgagcccctcaactttaataatactACGTTTAGCCTCTCAATTTTTGTCAACATCAACCAACTTTCGTCCCCCAACTTTGGTAATGACATATTTGGCCCCTCAAATTTGGTAATGACATacttagcccctcaactttaataatgacatgtttagacCCTCAACTTTAATAGTGACATGTTTAGCTCCTCAACttttgtcaacatcaacaactttggCCCTTCAACTTTGGTAATGACATAcatagcccctcaactttaataaagtttccttttttataattttcattatttaCACTTACACTTTAATATAGTTACTATTTAGAcctttgcttatttttatctatgtttcgaACCCGCTAGTTAAATATTAAAAGGCATAACCTGTTTTGGATCTCTGGTGGTAATCCTAAAAGCCGATTCAGAAAACGTCCAACATCATTCCAATCTGGATCAGCTATGCGGCCACGAAGCTTCCGAGAAACCTTGCCATTTTCTGTACAAATTAACGTAACAATATATTATTGTAATAAAACTACAAATTAATGGTATAAAAAAATAGCTAACCGACAAGTGTGTTGCAAAAAAATACCATCAACAACTGTATCCCTAATAATGCCAATAGAAACAAGAGCAGCTTTGGCCGTTTCAATAAAATCTTGGATTGTATGGGGATTTTCGAATGAACAGTTTGGTGGCACAACTGGAAAAGAATCCTGAGAAATAAAGTTATCGTTGGTTGAAAGGGGACCCACATCAGGAGAAATAGAAAGAACAGAAAAAAAAGGTCAAAGAAGATAAGATATAACCTGTTCCATAATTCCGCTATACATCTTATACAACGCATGTTTCCCATACAAACTATCATAATTAAAGGCGCTAAGAGATGGTCCAGCCCTATAATAGAAATGCCAACTAATGAATACTTATCTTAAACAGTTAAACTATACtattacaatgttaatctttgttatattaaagaacaaatttaCCGTCGATCACCCTGTGTCAAAGCTCCAAGTGACGCTAGTCGCTTTGCTACAACGGAAGCAAATCGCCGTTCACCTCCAAGATTTGTAAACAGTAACCTAAGAAGTGATTTTTACAATAAAATGAAAACTTGATATAGCCGTAGCATGATACCCATGGGCGAAGGATAAGAGGGGCGGggagtgttatatatgtagttttcgtatagaaatttgtgggtatatacgttttcgccccccccccccatatccgaaatttcggatacggattcggatatttAAACGGATATCCAAATTTATAgaagttaaaataaaaaattgtaTCGTGCATAGGGTAAAACTAAACTTGTATTCGATTTTTCAACTTTCCAACACTGGAGACAAAACGATGTTCATAAATCCACATCTGAGTCCGattatttactatttttaaactaaacatagttcctcatataatatctatttactatttattttagttttcggatatcggataatctGATTATCCAAACATTTTAAAAATCCacatccgaatccgaaaattcggattatacaattttcggatatccgatattTCGGATATGGATTTTCAGATATTTCGGATTCAGATCCAGATTCTTTTGAGCACCTCTATAAGTAAGTTATAATATAGTAAACAGATTGACATATCTTACCTGTACTCAGGTGCAGACGTTTGATTTGAACGGTGAGTCCTCCCAAATTGCTGTATTGCACGATCAGCACTCCAAGGTAGTTCTAAAGTTACATGGACCCTTCTTTTCTGTTACAAAACATTAAAAGATGTTGAAGTTGATCTTATTTATAATGTAGGTCCTTTCGTGTATTTACCTGGTTTAGTGCTCTTCTATCAGCCTGCAAAGAAACGCCTGCTGATCCAGCTTCAGAAATAATAGCAACCAGTTTCTTACCGTCCATGAAAAGTCGTTTTTCATGCATGTTGACCATTTCCGTAGTTACATCCTTTCTGAATGGATATAAGAGAGTGCATCAGCTGCTGAATACAAAAACTAAATATTATGCTAACAATAGAAATCAAGCATAAACTTACGTGTTACGGAACTGATAAGTGACTCCTTTTCCATTGGAGGCCCTAACAAGCATACCTCGTCTTCCTGTTATTTCTGCAACATTATCAGGGCCTCCAAGCTGCAATCATTTGAAAAATAGATATTGAGAAATATTCATgataacacacacacatatatagacATTTGTATGGCAGAACCTCAGTTAATAGATACCTGATCAATGAGTTCATCCAATGGATTGTTTGGAAGGTCAAAAGTACGAATTGTGTCCAAAAGCTTTGACTTATGCTCTACGGCAGTTTCATATCTAACACATTCCACCACACAGCATTTGGTAACACAATTAAAGCGACATAAACAGcaaataaattatataatcacACCTTTTTAGTAATTCTGCTGAATACGGATGTCTTGCGTGAGAGCGGTCCACAGATTCAGCATCAGATTTCTCAGATGCATAGTCAGAATCAGCTACGTGGTTGAACAACAATTAGAAATAGCCTTAGTTAAGAAACCGCATTTGAAATTTTACTTGTTCAATGAAAAGAATACACATCAATGAATATAAAAACTTACAATCTGACTCTTCAGCAGTCTCATCGTCACTTGGAGGTTCCCATTCTGACTCTTCACCGCTCTCATCCTCACTTGCAGGTTCCCGTTTTACAGCTTTCCTAACCCTCCCTTTAAATGAAACATCAGGATTTGCTGAGTGCCTCTTACGCTGAAGTTCCTTCACATTATCTTCAACTAGTTGAATAATAATATAAAATGCAAATCATATTAGTAAacttgaaaaaaataaaattacaaattCCTCATCACATGAGCTAATGAAGTAATGAACACCTGGCGGAGATTGAGGCTTGTCAGGTAGAGGATAGTTTTCTTCAACAAATTTAAGTAACAGCTCACGAGGTCCAGAAATAAAATCATCAAGTTCAGTCCCCTTCCAAAAAATAAACGAAAAATCAGAACACATGCATTTTTAATTTAATATGCAAAATAAGGGTTGGGTTCaatggggaacactaaaaaagtgggaaaGCCCTAAAGGTAAACTATAAGaataaaacctaagctaaaccgtaaaatcttaaccctaaaagctaaagagtaaaccctaaaccctaaaatgataaaccctaaagctaaaccataagactaaaaccccaaaccctaaaagtcaaaccctaaaagctaaaccctaaatatatatatatattatagggtTCGACGAGTCGGTTCCAATACAGCTGGAATGAATCAAATTCCTTTGAGTCGGTTTCCCTCGGTTCCCcattttttagtgttccccattAAACCTCACACCGCAAAAGAAAACTCACATATTTTGTTACTGCATCCTCTGTTCTTGCCTCCCCGGTGCTCTGAAGACCAATGACCACGCACTTGTTTTCTATTAACGCCTGCTTAGTAAGGCTTACAACAGCAGGCACCTTTGCTGACATGCATACAGACCTAAAGAAACGCTACAATATAACAGAAGCAACAAAACATATAAACAAAAAAGTAAGCAAGGAAACATTCCAGTACACggtacacatatgaatgtaaaaCAAATTTGAGCTGCCAAACCTGATGGCTTCCCCAGTATAGTCTCCACCGCATAGCTGACTTAGCCTTCTCCTCAAAAACAAGTTCACTTGCAGATAGCAATTCCACCCTCAAATCAGCCCAAAATTCAGCAGCTTTTTTGTATATCTCCTGCAGATCATCAAATATCAATAGATAGATATTTTACATGTAAAGACACAAAAACTGCAGTACCGTCATTTTAGCCTCCAGTGGAACCTCAACAACTTCAAACTCAGATCCTTTATAGCTCAGAGTGCGACATACATACATCCCTCTGAAATGTAAAATAACCTAATTGGTACGGTAATCGGTTACAAAAGCTGTCTATGATATATGATAACTGCCAACCTTGCTTTCATGTCCATTGCAACAAGTTCAAGTGCCCCCACTCCTCCTTTGTTCATAGCATCTGCATCAAGATTTTATATTATATATGATTATATGAAAAGGGGTGAAACAATCACTTcccaaaaaaaaagaaatatgtgTACCTAGAAATTCAGTAAAATCCACAAAAGAAGTTCCAGCTCCCCAAAGACCAAGCCGGACCATATAACCCAGATTTCTGGGTTCTGATGCACCAGTTGCAGAACAATAAACAACGCGTGCTTCCGGAAGCCGCGCCTGTTATGATTGAGCATAAATGATTATATCTTTATATCAATAATCATGCAAAGATATTAGTTCAAGAGGCAATGTGCACCAAATAAAGCTAGAAAAAAAAGTCAAAATGAGCAGAAACAGAGATCTTAGAAGAATAGAACCTTAAAAAAACAGTATCACTACATGATGTAATATCATAAATGCAACGTTATTTATGTATGTTTATTGCTTTGGGAATTCGATTAGATTATATCGTTAAATTATGCAAAGATATTAGTTCAACTATATATACCTGAAAATTAATTATCGTGCATACACTAAATAAATCACATAATTTATGTCCCATTTTAAATACCTTAACTTTTAAATAGCAAGCTTGAATAAACATACAAGTCCTCACATCGAGATTatcattaaaaacaaaatctTCTAAAACTTCTTTTATTTTCTCTGAGGTAATTGGTATCTAGTTACGCCCTCTCTTTAGCATAACAACTCATTAATTTTTCCATTTAAAAATACGGATGATGCCATAACAGCCCCATAGACAACAAAAAAATTCATTCCCAATAATAACAAATAACAGTTGCAAGATCTTCTATAAATAAAAACAGCAGGTGCTTTCATGAATTGATGAGAAAACATACCTGAAGTTCAACAACTGCTTTACCCGTTTGTGTTGCTTGTCCTTTTACTTCAGGAACCAAATTTTTGGCCTTGTGGCACTACAATCAAGCAAAATAGTCTCACGGACGT
This genomic interval carries:
- the LOC110899045 gene encoding protein FORGETTER 1 isoform X1, which codes for MEPPPLSPSLPLAPPQPPLQPQPPPPPSVSSLPIHYPIPMEPPPISLSLPLAPPQPPPPPQQPLPPPPPPPQLHNSSVNGNYKFRCAGCGKKSTVGPGMTEFVCRKCHLTQVLPPDLVRPPAPVQVPCVNCKAMVYVPHGLARFACPNCNTEVAAPPPPEEVNEVAIEVEREEDGGGVVGETFTDYRPPKMSIGPPHPDPIVETSSLAAVQPPEPTYDLKTKNYLEATKALSCLQIETLVYACQRHLQHLDNGTRAGFFIGDGAGVGKGRTVAGLIWENWQHGRRKALWISVGSDLKFDARRDLDDVGATCVKVHALNKLSYSKLDSKSVGIKDGVVFSTYSTLIASTENGRSRLKQLVQWCGSEYDGLIVFDECHKAKNLVPEVKGQATQTGKAVVELQARLPEARVVYCSATGASEPRNLGYMVRLGLWGAGTSFVDFTEFLDAMNKGGVGALELVAMDMKARGMYVCRTLSYKGSEFEVVEVPLEAKMTEIYKKAAEFWADLRVELLSASELVFEEKAKSAMRWRLYWGSHQRFFRSVCMSAKVPAVVSLTKQALIENKCVVIGLQSTGEARTEDAVTKYGTELDDFISGPRELLLKFVEENYPLPDKPQSPPVEDNVKELQRKRHSANPDVSFKGRVRKAVKREPASEDESGEESEWEPPSDDETAEESDSDSDYASEKSDAESVDRSHARHPYSAELLKRYETAVEHKSKLLDTIRTFDLPNNPLDELIDQLGGPDNVAEITGRRGMLVRASNGKGVTYQFRNTKDVTTEMVNMHEKRLFMDGKKLVAIISEAGSAGVSLQADRRALNQKRRVHVTLELPWSADRAIQQFGRTHRSNQTSAPEYRLLFTNLGGERRFASVVAKRLASLGALTQGDRRAGPSLSAFNYDSLYGKHALYKMYSGIMEQDSFPVVPPNCSFENPHTIQDFIETAKAALVSIGIIRDTVVDENGKVSRKLRGRIADPDWNDVGRFLNRLLGLPPEIQNRLFELFVSTFDHLLNKARLEGHLDTGIVDFKANTIELQGTPKIVHTDHMSGSSTVLYTFVMDRGITWEAASALLNEKQKDVSGSSASGFYESKREWLGRRHFLLAIESSPGTFKIFRPATGETTREMPITELKDKYRKPKSLEKVQREWEDEYEVSSKQCMHGPKCKIRSFCTVGKRIQEVNLLGGLILPIWGTISKALSKQSRKAHQRLRVVGIETTTDNERVVGLLVPNAAVESVLKDLGI
- the LOC110899045 gene encoding protein FORGETTER 1 isoform X2; translated protein: MEPPPLSPSLPLAPPQPPLQPQPPPPPSVSSLPIHYPIPMEPPPISLSLPLAPPQPPPPPQQPLPPPPPPPQLHNSSVNGNYKFRCAGCGKKSTVGPGMTEFVCRKCHLTQVLPPDLVRPPAPVQVPCVNCKAMVYVPHGLARFACPNCNTEVAAPPPPEEVNEVAIEVEREEDGGGVVGETFTDYRPPKMSIGPPHPDPIVETSSLAAVQPPEPTYDLKTKNYLEATKALSCLQIETLVYACQRHLQHLDNGTRAGFFIGDGAGVGKGRTVAGLIWENWQHGRRKALWISVGSDLKFDARRDLDDVGATCVKVHALNKLSYSKLDSKSVGIKDGVVFSTYSTLIASTENGRSRLKQLVQWCGSEYDGLIVFDECHKAKNLVPEVKGQATQTGKAVVELQARLPEARVVYCSATGASEPRNLGYMVRLGLWGAGTSFVDFTEFLDAMNKGGVGALELVAMDMKARGMYVCRTLSYKGSEFEVVEVPLEAKMTEIYKKAAEFWADLRVELLSASELVFEEKAKSAMRWRLYWGSHQRFFRSVCMSAKVPAVVSLTKQALIENKCVVIGLQSTGEARTEDAVTKYGTELDDFISGPRELLLKFVEENYPLPDKPQSPPDNVKELQRKRHSANPDVSFKGRVRKAVKREPASEDESGEESEWEPPSDDETAEESDSDSDYASEKSDAESVDRSHARHPYSAELLKRYETAVEHKSKLLDTIRTFDLPNNPLDELIDQLGGPDNVAEITGRRGMLVRASNGKGVTYQFRNTKDVTTEMVNMHEKRLFMDGKKLVAIISEAGSAGVSLQADRRALNQKRRVHVTLELPWSADRAIQQFGRTHRSNQTSAPEYRLLFTNLGGERRFASVVAKRLASLGALTQGDRRAGPSLSAFNYDSLYGKHALYKMYSGIMEQDSFPVVPPNCSFENPHTIQDFIETAKAALVSIGIIRDTVVDENGKVSRKLRGRIADPDWNDVGRFLNRLLGLPPEIQNRLFELFVSTFDHLLNKARLEGHLDTGIVDFKANTIELQGTPKIVHTDHMSGSSTVLYTFVMDRGITWEAASALLNEKQKDVSGSSASGFYESKREWLGRRHFLLAIESSPGTFKIFRPATGETTREMPITELKDKYRKPKSLEKVQREWEDEYEVSSKQCMHGPKCKIRSFCTVGKRIQEVNLLGGLILPIWGTISKALSKQSRKAHQRLRVVGIETTTDNERVVGLLVPNAAVESVLKDLGI